A genomic window from Syntrophorhabdus sp. includes:
- a CDS encoding alcohol dehydrogenase catalytic domain-containing protein — translation MKAMVLEKICDLRTEREPLRLVDMPVPEPVKGEVLIRVHACGVCHTELDEIEGRTPPPRFPVVPGHQVIGSVEECGPGTKRLKQGDRVGVAWIYSSCGTCEFCREGDDNLCGEFVATGRDANGGYAEYMVVPETFAFTVPDIFKDVEAAPLLCAGTIGYRSLRLTGMRDGENIGLVGFGASAHLVIQMVRHMYPSSKIFVFARSPGERDFSRELGASWAGDTTDSSPEKLHRAIDTTPVWGTIV, via the coding sequence GTGAAAGCGATGGTGTTGGAGAAGATATGCGACCTGAGGACCGAGAGGGAGCCATTGAGGCTCGTGGACATGCCCGTCCCCGAGCCGGTGAAGGGTGAGGTCCTTATCCGCGTTCACGCCTGCGGTGTCTGTCACACGGAACTCGACGAGATCGAGGGGAGAACACCGCCCCCGAGGTTTCCCGTTGTTCCCGGGCACCAGGTCATCGGTTCGGTGGAGGAGTGTGGGCCCGGTACGAAGCGCCTGAAACAGGGCGACAGGGTGGGGGTCGCCTGGATATACTCTTCCTGCGGAACATGTGAATTTTGCCGCGAAGGGGACGACAACCTTTGCGGGGAGTTTGTGGCCACCGGCAGGGACGCCAACGGTGGGTACGCCGAGTACATGGTGGTGCCCGAGACCTTCGCGTTCACGGTGCCCGACATCTTCAAGGATGTTGAGGCCGCACCCCTTCTATGTGCCGGAACGATAGGGTACAGGTCGCTTCGCCTCACGGGGATGCGCGATGGCGAGAACATAGGTCTCGTCGGTTTCGGCGCTTCGGCACACCTCGTTATCCAGATGGTCCGTCACATGTATCCTTCGTCGAAGATATTTGTCTTTGCCCGCAGCCCGGGGGAGAGGGATTTTTCCCGGGAACTCGGCGCTTCCTGGGCGGGCGATACCACGGATAGCTCACCGGAAAAACTCCATCGCGCCATCGATACGACTCCCGTCTGGGGTACCATCGT
- a CDS encoding FKBP-type peptidyl-prolyl cis-trans isomerase: MACVAVFLVLCFMTAVPVLAQGKGGPALTREKTGYALGVSIGRNMKNLGIDIDPDMIVRGIRDTVRGQPSMSDQEVKTTLDEYEKDLVRKLGEKNKREGEAFLKENRQRKSIVTLGSGLQYFILREGKGPIPKMSDIVTIHYKARLVDGVEFESTYWNNRPAEIAVNKIVIKGWAEALTKMPAGSTWRLYIPPELAFGETGAGTMVGPNAVIICDLELLSIR, from the coding sequence TTGGCATGTGTTGCGGTCTTTCTGGTGCTGTGTTTCATGACGGCGGTGCCCGTTCTGGCGCAAGGCAAGGGCGGACCGGCGCTCACGAGGGAGAAGACCGGGTACGCGCTCGGCGTGAGCATCGGGCGTAACATGAAGAACCTTGGAATAGATATAGATCCAGACATGATCGTCCGCGGAATACGCGATACCGTTCGGGGGCAGCCCTCCATGTCGGACCAGGAGGTGAAGACGACCCTTGACGAATACGAGAAGGACCTGGTCAGGAAACTGGGCGAGAAGAACAAACGGGAAGGGGAGGCGTTCCTCAAGGAGAACAGGCAGCGCAAGAGCATTGTGACCCTCGGGAGCGGCCTGCAGTACTTCATTCTCAGGGAGGGCAAGGGCCCCATCCCGAAGATGAGCGATATCGTCACGATCCACTACAAGGCCAGGCTGGTCGACGGGGTGGAATTTGAGAGCACGTACTGGAACAACAGGCCCGCCGAGATCGCAGTGAACAAGATAGTGATAAAGGGATGGGCTGAAGCCCTGACGAAGATGCCAGCCGGGTCCACGTGGCGTCTCTATATCCCTCCGGAGCTTGCCTTCGGCGAGACCGGCGCGGGTACGATGGTGGGCCCCAACGCCGTCATCATATGCGACCTCGAACTTCTGTCGATCAGATAG
- a CDS encoding S1 RNA-binding domain-containing protein, translating into MSDEQINNQENIEERSATESGHEEDFAQLFEQSTQSVKRLEPGQRVTTRIAGISGDFVYIDLGGKSEGVIDRKEFLNEEGAVTVQDGDEIEAYFVTVENGARKFTTLIHSFPSITLQSIKNAFDADIPVTGKVASELKGGYEIRVGKVRCFCPYSQMDLKGSRDAGTYIGETFPFKVLEYKERGRNIILSRRALLEKELEKEKEKLKETLAVGMDIAGKVRSIQRFGAFVDIGGIDGLIPLSELSWIKGSRPGDLVSIGDEVKTRILEIDWARDRITLSLKAVLPDPFLSVPEKYPVDSTVQGVVVRLESFGAFVNLEPGIDGLIPISKLGAGRRINHPKEVLEPGQQVEARVVDISTEKRRLTLSMERKIVVEAVDLPAIGTLLETKVERVISSGIIVRIKDGLTGFIPNVEMGTLKGTNHSKMFPVGSPMQAVVVATDPSRGRVSLSRTKVDEKIELDSYTQYRDKVKEEERSDEKLGSLGELLRNKLGL; encoded by the coding sequence ATGTCAGACGAACAGATCAACAACCAGGAAAATATTGAAGAAAGGAGCGCAACAGAAAGCGGACACGAAGAAGATTTTGCACAGCTTTTCGAACAGAGCACGCAATCGGTCAAGAGACTCGAACCGGGACAGCGGGTAACCACCCGCATCGCCGGCATCTCGGGCGATTTTGTCTATATCGACCTCGGCGGCAAGAGCGAGGGCGTCATCGACAGAAAGGAATTTCTCAACGAGGAAGGTGCCGTCACCGTTCAGGATGGTGATGAGATCGAGGCCTACTTCGTGACCGTGGAGAATGGAGCCAGAAAGTTCACCACCTTGATCCACAGCTTCCCGAGCATCACCCTGCAAAGCATCAAGAACGCCTTCGACGCCGACATCCCTGTCACGGGAAAGGTGGCTTCGGAGCTCAAGGGCGGCTACGAGATCCGCGTCGGCAAAGTGCGCTGCTTTTGCCCGTACTCACAGATGGACCTCAAGGGAAGCAGGGACGCCGGAACGTACATCGGCGAGACATTCCCCTTCAAGGTGCTTGAATACAAGGAACGGGGACGCAATATCATTCTTTCCCGCCGCGCCCTACTGGAAAAGGAACTGGAAAAGGAAAAGGAAAAGCTCAAGGAAACCCTTGCCGTCGGTATGGATATCGCAGGCAAGGTGCGGTCGATCCAAAGGTTCGGCGCCTTTGTCGACATCGGCGGCATCGATGGGCTTATTCCGCTGAGCGAACTCTCGTGGATCAAGGGATCAAGACCGGGAGACCTTGTCAGTATCGGTGACGAGGTGAAGACGAGGATACTCGAGATCGACTGGGCAAGGGACAGGATAACCTTGAGCCTCAAAGCGGTCCTTCCCGATCCCTTCCTGTCGGTACCTGAGAAATACCCTGTGGATTCAACGGTCCAGGGGGTGGTCGTCCGTCTCGAAAGCTTCGGCGCTTTCGTGAACCTCGAACCGGGCATCGACGGGCTCATCCCCATCTCAAAGCTTGGGGCGGGCAGAAGGATCAACCATCCGAAAGAAGTGCTCGAACCGGGCCAGCAGGTCGAGGCAAGGGTCGTGGATATCAGCACCGAAAAGAGAAGGCTCACCCTCTCGATGGAACGCAAGATCGTCGTGGAAGCGGTGGATCTGCCCGCGATCGGCACGCTCCTCGAGACAAAGGTGGAGCGCGTCATCTCATCGGGGATCATCGTACGCATCAAGGACGGGTTGACGGGCTTTATTCCAAACGTCGAGATGGGCACCCTGAAGGGAACGAACCACAGCAAGATGTTCCCCGTGGGCTCCCCCATGCAGGCGGTGGTAGTCGCCACCGACCCCTCCCGGGGCCGTGTGAGCCTGTCGAGGACCAAGGTCGATGAGAAGATAGAGCTTGACAGCTACACCCAGTACA